In Plectropomus leopardus isolate mb chromosome 21, YSFRI_Pleo_2.0, whole genome shotgun sequence, the DNA window gttgcaaaaataagaataaatgaaaaaaaataaatcttatatAGTTGCAATGAGAAATTTAGTTAAGAAATTGTTTATCAAaagaatttcacaataaaatattgaaTCAAAATTGACATTATTGACAAATTGAAGTGAAACatagctttattattattataattataatactaACCTTCACTGGGTGCAGATAGCCGTCTCCTTTCAATGAGTGTAAcgcctctgtttgttttgtgttttctccctcctccGTGCCTTCCTCTTGCAGTGTTCGAGTCAAATGGGCAATATAGGTGGTGGCCAGTATCAACACGTCGAGTTTGGACAGCTTGGTGTCCGGCGGCACGGACGGCAAAGTCCTTTGTAGCTCCAGGAAGGCGGTCCTCAGGGTCTGCACTCGGCTCCTCTCCCGCGCTGCGTTGGCTGCTGCCGGGCGTCCTCTCCCGCCGAGCCCGCCGCTCTGCAGCACTCTGGCCCGCTGGAGCTCCTGACGACGGCCGTCCGGACTGGGACTGGAGCTCGGGCTGGATGCTGGGCTGTCATCCACCGCCGCCCCGGAGCAATTACCGCTGTCCATTCGGTGTCTTCCAGCCATTGGGGTGCACTCACAGACCTGGAGAATTGCATGTATGAAGACACACCATGTCACCTTAGTTTAACCTGGTCATTATTTAATATTGCTCATTGTATCGAGCTCACGttataacattattttaggGGCCATTTGTGATCTCTTTTATCGTTGTCTAAGTGCCTCTGTTCTAcctttaacttaacttttaatTTATATGATAATTTATTggctttgcatttatttattaaaccaGAACTCACGTTGTTTGGTCTGATGTCCATTGTTGAAAATGTCTGTTGCAAATTAAACAGACATTTCTAGTCTAAAAGGCCAAATGACAGAACAGACAGCTATCCAAAGTTGCACTAAAGACACATGAGTTTGTGCTGACTGCTCAGTGACATGTCAGTGCAAATGAAATCCATGCCAGCCATACTGTATGTACAAACTCATGTGAGCAGTTTAATATGGAGTTTACCTCTGGTATCTCTCAAAGGCGCTGTTTTGAGAAACGACATGAAGGCAATCCAAAGAGGGCTTCGACAGGATTGAGAATTTGCTCTTCAATGTAGAATAGTCCCACTCCACGTCCAGTTTATCCTTATAAAGTGGTGCGTCTGCAGAAAAGGTGCGCAGCGGTCCCTGTACGCGCATCCAGCACCTCACCTGTGTGCGTAAGAGTCTCAG includes these proteins:
- the LOC121960766 gene encoding transcription factor 24-like, with protein sequence MAGRHRMDSGNCSGAAVDDSPASSPSSSPSPDGRRQELQRARVLQSGGLGGRGRPAAANAARERSRVQTLRTAFLELQRTLPSVPPDTKLSKLDVLILATTYIAHLTRTLQEEGTEEGENTKQTEALHSLKGDGYLHPVKKWPMRSRLYVGASGQFLNTPNPSESENQGPSSSTSQ